The proteins below come from a single Parageobacillus toebii NBRC 107807 genomic window:
- a CDS encoding thiazole synthase, with product MLKIGPYEFQSRLLLGTGKYPDLEVQKQAVEVSGAEILTFAVRRMNIFEPNQPNFLENLDLTKYKLLPNTAGAKTAEEAVRIARLAKASGLCDMIKVEVIGCEKTLLPDPVETLKATEILLEEGFIVLPYTSDDVVLAKRLQELGCHAVMPGASPIGSGQGIVNPLNLSLIIEQATVPVIVDAGIGSPADAAVAMELGADGVLLNTAVSGAADPVKMAKAMKLAVEAGRLGYEAGRIPKKRYATASSPMEGMSVV from the coding sequence ATGTTAAAAATCGGGCCATATGAATTTCAATCAAGATTGTTGCTAGGAACAGGAAAATATCCAGACTTGGAAGTACAAAAGCAAGCAGTGGAAGTGTCAGGTGCGGAAATTTTAACGTTTGCTGTTCGACGCATGAACATTTTTGAACCAAACCAGCCTAATTTTTTGGAAAATTTAGATCTTACAAAATATAAACTTCTTCCAAATACAGCGGGGGCGAAAACGGCGGAGGAAGCAGTGCGAATCGCTCGGCTCGCCAAAGCGTCGGGATTATGTGATATGATAAAAGTAGAAGTGATCGGCTGTGAGAAAACATTGCTTCCAGACCCAGTGGAGACGTTAAAGGCAACAGAGATATTGTTGGAAGAAGGATTTATCGTTCTTCCATATACTTCTGATGATGTTGTGCTCGCAAAACGTCTGCAAGAGCTTGGCTGTCATGCGGTTATGCCGGGGGCTTCGCCGATCGGTTCCGGACAAGGCATTGTCAATCCGTTAAACTTAAGCTTAATTATTGAACAGGCAACTGTCCCAGTGATTGTTGATGCTGGAATTGGCAGCCCAGCGGATGCGGCGGTTGCAATGGAGCTAGGTGCTGATGGAGTGCTGTTAAACACCGCTGTTTCTGGTGCAGCCGATCCGGTTAAAATGGCAAAAGCGATGAAACTTGCTGTGGAAGCCGGACGTCTTGGCTATGAGGCAGGCAGAATTCCTAAAAAACGGTACGCAACAGCAAGCAGTCCAATGGAAGGAATGAGTGTTGTTTGA
- a CDS encoding amino acid ABC transporter substrate-binding protein, protein MKRFFLKSLLLLLTASILLLAACGNQQSKEKSGKQETDLLAQVKKSGELRIGTEGTYPPFTFHDKSGKLTGFDVDLAREVAKRLGVKPVFMETQWDAMFAGLDAKRFDMIANEVGIRPDRQQKYDFSDPYITSMAVLVVHKDNNKVSKFEDIKGLKAAQSMTSNYADLARSYGAQIVGVEGFNQAVELLSSKRVDVTINDNLSVLDFLKQKPDAPIKIVAKHKDASQSGFMFRKGSDTLVEAVNKALEDMKKDGTYAKISEKWFGEDVSK, encoded by the coding sequence ATGAAAAGATTTTTTCTCAAAAGTTTGCTTCTTTTGTTGACAGCTTCGATTTTGTTGTTGGCCGCATGCGGCAATCAGCAATCCAAGGAAAAGTCGGGCAAGCAAGAAACCGACTTGTTAGCGCAGGTGAAAAAATCGGGGGAATTGCGCATTGGAACAGAGGGAACATATCCGCCGTTTACGTTTCATGATAAAAGCGGAAAGTTAACCGGTTTTGATGTGGATTTGGCAAGAGAAGTAGCGAAGCGTCTCGGCGTCAAGCCTGTGTTTATGGAAACACAGTGGGATGCGATGTTCGCGGGATTGGACGCAAAACGTTTTGACATGATTGCCAATGAAGTCGGAATTCGCCCGGACCGGCAACAGAAATATGATTTTTCTGATCCGTACATTACTTCTATGGCGGTGTTAGTCGTTCATAAAGATAACAATAAAGTATCTAAATTTGAAGACATAAAAGGGCTAAAAGCAGCGCAATCGATGACAAGCAACTATGCGGATTTAGCGCGGTCGTATGGCGCGCAAATTGTTGGTGTGGAAGGATTTAATCAAGCGGTTGAATTGTTAAGCTCCAAGCGGGTGGACGTTACCATTAATGATAATCTATCCGTTCTTGATTTCTTAAAACAAAAGCCAGACGCGCCAATTAAAATTGTGGCAAAGCATAAGGACGCTTCTCAAAGCGGATTTATGTTCCGCAAAGGCAGTGACACATTGGTGGAAGCAGTGAATAAAGCGTTAGAGGACATGAAAAAAGACGGAACATACGCAAAAATTTCAGAGAAATGGTTTGGTGAAGATGTATCTAAGTAA
- the tenI gene encoding thiazole tautomerase TenI, giving the protein MERQLHIISTGKQPLDQFVAICARVHPYVDAIHVREKMKTAREISEFLTALIKQGVPPRKIIVNDRIDVAVVFGVKGVQLAHHSLSVRKVKHHFPSLSIGCSVHSIAEAMEAEESGADYCIYGHVFATGSKVGVPPRGIESLRSVVNHVNIPVIAIGGIHSNNAEQVLKAGAQGIAVMSAVFFADDPVSEAKKLAKIVKKMV; this is encoded by the coding sequence ATGGAAAGACAACTTCATATCATTTCAACAGGAAAACAGCCTTTAGACCAGTTCGTTGCGATTTGCGCCCGCGTTCATCCATATGTAGACGCGATTCATGTGCGGGAAAAAATGAAAACAGCAAGGGAAATTTCCGAGTTTCTTACAGCGTTAATCAAGCAAGGAGTGCCGCCTAGAAAAATCATCGTGAACGACCGAATTGATGTGGCGGTGGTTTTTGGAGTAAAAGGAGTCCAGCTTGCGCACCATAGTTTGTCTGTGCGGAAAGTAAAACATCATTTTCCTTCGTTGTCTATCGGTTGTTCGGTTCATTCGATCGCGGAAGCGATGGAAGCGGAAGAAAGCGGTGCTGATTATTGTATATACGGCCACGTTTTTGCTACTGGAAGCAAAGTAGGGGTACCGCCGCGCGGAATAGAATCATTGCGAAGTGTCGTCAATCACGTGAATATTCCTGTTATCGCGATTGGCGGCATCCATTCCAATAATGCAGAACAAGTACTGAAAGCTGGTGCGCAAGGGATTGCCGTCATGTCAGCGGTATTTTTTGCCGACGATCCTGTTAGCGAAGCAAAGAAACTCGCAAAAATTGTGAAGAAAATGGTATGA
- a CDS encoding alpha/beta-type small acid-soluble spore protein, giving the protein MARNNNSNQLLVAGAQQAIDQMKYEIAQEFGVNLGPDTTSRANGSVGGEITKRLVAMAQQQIGGQFGTR; this is encoded by the coding sequence ATGGCACGTAACAACAATTCTAACCAACTACTAGTCGCTGGTGCGCAACAAGCAATCGATCAAATGAAGTATGAAATCGCTCAAGAATTTGGTGTAAACCTTGGCCCTGACACAACTTCTCGCGCTAACGGTTCTGTTGGCGGCGAAATTACAAAACGCCTTGTAGCAATGGCGCAACAACAAATCGGCGGCCAATTCGGCACTCGCTAA
- the thiS gene encoding sulfur carrier protein ThiS yields MELIINGESIHVPDEVKTVSDLLAHFQLNNKIAIVEVNLTIIPKQQYETAVLCNGDKVEIVHFVGGG; encoded by the coding sequence ATGGAACTCATTATTAACGGCGAATCGATTCATGTTCCAGATGAAGTGAAAACGGTTAGCGATTTGCTTGCCCATTTTCAGTTAAACAATAAAATTGCGATTGTCGAAGTAAATTTAACGATTATCCCAAAACAGCAATATGAAACAGCGGTGTTATGCAACGGCGATAAAGTAGAAATCGTTCATTTTGTAGGAGGCGGTTGA
- a CDS encoding energy-coupling factor transporter transmembrane component T family protein: protein MKWNIHYRETWLHHTNPSLKLMVLILLFIVVLFVHNPNVLINFSFGLLLLFMLYTGYPWKFLLLLFLPFFLVFVSTASSMILFGEGSTTWFRWGLIHVTEESFLRGMHLGFRALSFALLGLLFSLTTRPVRLFYSLMQQLKLKPKYAYSFLAGVRLIPIMIEEFQTVRNALKVRGVVHNGLFEKMKRYAIPLLSQSIRRAQRIAVAMEAKRFSNSAERTFYYEIGFSKYDIVLVAVFIIVTAAAYYAGIYYPYIPVEDVR, encoded by the coding sequence ATGAAATGGAACATTCATTATCGAGAAACATGGCTGCATCATACGAATCCGAGCTTAAAACTTATGGTGCTCATTTTGTTGTTTATCGTTGTTTTATTCGTACACAACCCAAATGTTTTAATCAATTTTTCGTTCGGTCTTCTCTTGTTATTTATGCTGTATACCGGCTATCCATGGAAGTTTTTGCTGCTATTGTTTTTGCCGTTTTTTCTTGTATTTGTGTCGACCGCGTCATCGATGATTTTGTTTGGTGAGGGTTCAACGACATGGTTTCGCTGGGGGCTTATCCATGTGACGGAAGAAAGCTTTTTGCGCGGAATGCATCTTGGATTTCGAGCGCTTTCGTTCGCGCTCCTTGGGCTTTTGTTTTCCCTAACGACAAGACCGGTCCGTTTGTTTTATTCGCTGATGCAGCAGTTAAAATTAAAGCCAAAATACGCTTACAGCTTTTTAGCAGGCGTTCGCTTAATTCCGATTATGATCGAGGAATTTCAAACTGTAAGAAACGCGTTAAAAGTACGGGGGGTTGTCCATAACGGATTGTTCGAAAAAATGAAGCGGTATGCGATTCCGCTTTTATCACAAAGCATCCGCCGTGCTCAGCGCATCGCTGTTGCGATGGAAGCAAAGCGTTTTTCCAACAGCGCAGAGCGAACGTTTTATTATGAAATCGGGTTTAGCAAATATGATATTGTGCTTGTTGCTGTTTTTATCATAGTGACGGCAGCGGCTTATTACGCCGGGATTTATTATCCGTACATTCCGGTGGAAGATGTGCGGTAG
- a CDS encoding thiazole biosynthesis adenylyltransferase ThiF, translated as MIERYSRQELFAPIGAEGQKKIMRKHVLIIGAGALGTGNAEALVRAGVGKVTIVDRDYVEWSNLQRQQLYSEADAKERIPKAIAAKRRLEEVNSDVAIDAIVGDVTAQELEELIAERKPDLLIDATDNFDIRMIINDAAYKYRIPWIHGACVGSYGISYAFIPGKTPCFHCLLETVPVGGLTCDTAGIISPAVQMVVAYQVTEALKILVEDWAALRNKLVSFDLWKNQHTAIRIDQVKKEDCPTCGTHPSYPYLSYDQQTKTAVLCGRNSVQIRPAAPRNYNLQELAELFVKQGLPVDVNPYLVSVSLGERRLVVFQDGRALIHGTKDIQEAKTIYYRYLG; from the coding sequence TTGATTGAACGATATTCTCGACAAGAATTATTTGCGCCAATTGGCGCAGAAGGACAAAAAAAGATTATGCGGAAACATGTGCTCATTATTGGTGCGGGTGCGCTAGGAACAGGAAATGCAGAGGCGCTTGTGCGGGCAGGCGTTGGCAAAGTCACCATTGTTGACCGCGATTATGTCGAATGGAGCAATTTGCAACGTCAGCAATTATATAGCGAAGCGGACGCAAAAGAACGTATCCCAAAAGCAATTGCTGCAAAGCGGCGGCTTGAAGAGGTAAATTCTGATGTCGCAATTGATGCCATCGTCGGCGATGTAACGGCACAAGAGCTTGAAGAGCTTATTGCAGAGCGAAAGCCCGACCTTTTGATTGATGCGACAGATAATTTTGATATACGTATGATTATTAACGATGCTGCGTATAAATATCGCATCCCGTGGATTCACGGCGCGTGTGTCGGAAGCTATGGCATTAGTTACGCGTTTATCCCAGGGAAGACCCCATGTTTTCACTGTCTGCTCGAAACGGTGCCAGTAGGCGGTTTGACATGTGATACAGCAGGAATTATCAGCCCTGCTGTGCAAATGGTCGTCGCCTATCAAGTAACGGAAGCATTAAAAATTCTTGTTGAAGATTGGGCGGCGCTGCGCAATAAACTTGTGTCGTTTGATTTATGGAAAAATCAGCATACGGCGATTCGCATTGATCAAGTGAAAAAAGAAGATTGCCCTACTTGCGGCACTCATCCATCGTATCCGTACCTTTCTTATGATCAACAGACAAAAACAGCGGTATTATGCGGACGAAATTCCGTACAAATTCGCCCGGCTGCGCCTCGAAACTACAACTTGCAAGAGCTGGCTGAATTATTTGTCAAACAAGGATTGCCCGTAGATGTCAACCCGTATCTTGTCTCTGTATCGCTTGGAGAGCGACGGCTTGTTGTCTTTCAAGACGGACGCGCGCTCATTCATGGGACAAAGGATATTCAAGAGGCAAAAACGATTTATTATCGCTATTTAGGCTAG
- a CDS encoding amino acid ABC transporter ATP-binding protein: MISVQGLYKQFGDVEVLKGIDLTVEKGKVVVIIGPSGSGKTTFLRCLNVLETPTKGKISIANRQLDFSKPVTKREIHEFRRLTGMVFQSYNLFPHMTALENVMEGPVTVKREKKERVRERAMALLEKVGLKDKAHHYPFQLSGGQQQRVAIARALAMEPEVMLFDEPTSALDPELVGEVLKVMKSLANEGMTMIVVTHEMRFAKEAADEVVFMDGGIIVERGAPEQLLVSPKHERTKQFLQLIE, encoded by the coding sequence ATGATTTCTGTTCAAGGCTTATATAAGCAATTTGGAGACGTAGAAGTATTAAAGGGAATCGATCTTACGGTGGAAAAAGGGAAAGTAGTGGTCATTATCGGTCCATCAGGCTCAGGGAAGACGACATTTTTGCGTTGTCTAAACGTGCTTGAGACGCCGACGAAAGGGAAAATTTCGATAGCGAATAGACAGCTCGATTTTTCGAAGCCTGTGACGAAGCGGGAGATTCATGAATTTCGCCGACTGACAGGAATGGTGTTCCAAAGCTATAATTTGTTCCCCCATATGACCGCCCTTGAAAACGTCATGGAAGGACCTGTGACGGTCAAGCGCGAAAAGAAAGAGCGAGTACGCGAGAGAGCGATGGCATTGTTGGAGAAAGTGGGGCTGAAAGATAAAGCCCATCATTATCCATTTCAGCTGTCTGGAGGGCAGCAGCAGCGTGTCGCGATCGCACGGGCGCTCGCCATGGAACCGGAAGTCATGCTGTTTGACGAACCAACATCAGCGTTAGACCCGGAGCTTGTCGGTGAAGTGCTGAAAGTCATGAAAAGTTTGGCGAATGAAGGAATGACAATGATCGTCGTCACTCATGAAATGAGGTTTGCGAAAGAAGCAGCCGATGAAGTGGTTTTTATGGATGGGGGAATCATCGTGGAAAGAGGAGCACCGGAACAGCTGCTCGTTTCTCCGAAACATGAGCGCACAAAACAATTTTTACAACTCATCGAGTAA
- a CDS encoding amino acid ABC transporter permease — protein sequence MYLSNVMADPERVDRLISIAQSSLLPLVKGALYYTIPLTIITFTIGLILAIATALARISGVKVLEIIARIYVSAIRGTPLLVQLFIIFYGLPNIGITIPSFPAAIIGFSLNVGAYASEIIRAAILSIPKGQWEAAYSLGMTSGQALRRVIFPQAARVSIPPLSNTFISLVKDTSLASLILVSEMFRKAQEIASTNYEFLLLYTEAAIIYWIICFLLSIVQNRIEERLNRYIAR from the coding sequence ATGTATCTAAGTAATGTGATGGCAGACCCTGAAAGAGTAGACAGATTGATATCCATTGCACAAAGTTCCCTTCTCCCGCTGGTGAAGGGGGCTTTGTATTATACGATTCCACTGACGATTATTACGTTTACTATTGGATTAATATTGGCGATTGCCACGGCATTGGCGCGCATTTCCGGAGTAAAAGTATTAGAAATTATCGCGAGAATATACGTATCCGCCATTCGCGGAACACCGCTTCTTGTCCAGTTGTTTATTATCTTTTACGGCCTGCCGAACATCGGCATTACGATTCCTTCGTTTCCTGCGGCGATCATTGGTTTTTCGTTAAACGTTGGCGCGTATGCTTCAGAGATTATTCGCGCCGCTATCTTATCGATTCCGAAAGGGCAGTGGGAAGCGGCGTATTCGTTAGGAATGACATCGGGGCAAGCGTTGCGCCGGGTCATATTTCCACAGGCAGCGCGCGTGTCGATTCCACCGTTGTCCAATACGTTTATCAGCTTAGTCAAAGATACATCGCTTGCATCGCTCATTCTCGTTTCGGAAATGTTTCGCAAAGCGCAAGAAATTGCCTCGACGAACTACGAATTCTTGTTGTTATATACTGAAGCGGCAATCATTTATTGGATTATTTGCTTTCTACTATCAATTGTGCAAAACCGAATCGAAGAGCGTTTAAATCGTTACATTGCACGATAG
- a CDS encoding FAD-dependent oxidoreductase, with protein sequence MWRKSLGKTEKPLIQATVFAKNGCYIVPKRGNRLLIGATSTPHTFDRKVSIHGIMNLLERAHHLLPEMKNAEWEKAWSGIRPQTSDGLPYIGEHPCYPNVWIATGHYRNGILLSPITGVLLADLIEGKGSEVDLAPFSLTRHQAKVGK encoded by the coding sequence ATGTGGAGGAAATCGTTAGGAAAAACAGAAAAACCGTTAATTCAAGCGACTGTATTTGCGAAAAACGGTTGTTATATCGTTCCAAAACGAGGAAATCGCCTATTGATAGGGGCAACTTCGACACCGCACACATTTGACCGAAAAGTATCGATTCATGGAATCATGAATTTGCTTGAACGTGCGCATCATCTTCTTCCAGAAATGAAAAATGCGGAATGGGAAAAAGCGTGGAGCGGCATCCGCCCGCAAACGAGCGATGGCTTGCCATACATAGGGGAGCATCCGTGCTATCCGAATGTATGGATCGCGACAGGTCATTACCGAAACGGAATTTTGTTAAGTCCGATTACCGGCGTATTGTTAGCCGATCTCATTGAAGGAAAAGGAAGCGAGGTCGACCTTGCTCCATTTTCACTTACAAGACATCAAGCAAAGGTGGGGAAGTGA
- a CDS encoding hemolysin family protein, which translates to MGELPLSLLGWFFLCIVLVAFFSSVEAAFSSANKIRLKNYVEENHRGSKRVNYIMENLDRVLLTVLVANRVTSIVAVAFLADIATTMFGERAGLIAAIIVMTVLLLIFGEILPKSIAKEHAESLSIRYAGIVYALMKLLSPITTLFNAVKESVAKRFTNGTVVPAVTEEEIKVMIDLSEEEGIIDNKEKELIHRSLDFDEILVGEIFTPRSDMVAVEVNQPIEAIRDVFLEEKYSRIPVYEEDIDNVIGILSERDFFSELVQQKDINIRALLRKPLFVVESMKISDLLPELQKSRVHMAIVIDEFGGTAGLITLEDIIEQIVGEIWDEHDEAVKNIQQIDENSYEFNAELPLDEFCEIMKIDAPESSSHTLGGWIFEMFERVPNVGETLHYGPLTLTVRQVENRRIRKVLVSLNEPPLVENM; encoded by the coding sequence TTGGGAGAGTTGCCTCTGAGTCTGTTAGGGTGGTTTTTTCTTTGTATCGTGTTAGTTGCCTTCTTTTCTTCGGTGGAAGCCGCATTTTCTTCAGCGAATAAAATTCGCTTGAAAAATTATGTGGAAGAAAATCACCGTGGCAGCAAGCGAGTAAATTACATTATGGAAAACTTAGATCGCGTCTTATTGACGGTGCTTGTTGCAAACAGAGTCACAAGTATTGTTGCCGTTGCGTTTTTAGCAGATATTGCGACAACGATGTTTGGGGAGCGTGCAGGTCTTATTGCTGCGATTATTGTCATGACCGTGCTTCTTTTAATCTTCGGTGAAATTTTGCCAAAATCGATTGCGAAAGAGCATGCTGAATCGCTATCGATTCGTTATGCCGGAATTGTTTACGCATTGATGAAACTGCTTTCACCCATCACGACATTATTTAACGCTGTAAAAGAGAGCGTAGCGAAACGGTTTACGAATGGAACGGTTGTTCCAGCAGTAACGGAAGAGGAAATTAAAGTGATGATTGATTTAAGTGAAGAAGAAGGCATTATTGACAACAAAGAAAAAGAATTAATTCACCGTTCGCTCGATTTTGATGAAATTTTAGTTGGAGAAATTTTTACGCCACGGTCAGATATGGTCGCTGTGGAAGTAAATCAGCCGATCGAAGCAATTCGAGATGTTTTTCTTGAAGAAAAGTACTCCCGTATACCGGTGTATGAGGAAGATATTGATAATGTGATTGGTATTTTATCTGAAAGGGACTTTTTTAGTGAGCTTGTACAACAAAAAGATATAAACATTCGCGCGTTATTACGCAAGCCGCTGTTTGTCGTGGAATCAATGAAAATTTCTGATTTGTTGCCGGAACTTCAAAAAAGCAGAGTGCATATGGCAATTGTCATTGATGAGTTTGGAGGAACAGCAGGATTAATTACGCTTGAAGACATTATTGAACAAATTGTTGGAGAAATATGGGATGAGCATGATGAAGCGGTAAAAAATATTCAACAAATCGATGAAAACAGTTATGAATTTAACGCTGAACTTCCGCTTGATGAATTTTGCGAAATAATGAAAATTGATGCACCGGAAAGCTCTTCCCATACGTTAGGCGGTTGGATATTTGAAATGTTTGAACGCGTGCCGAATGTCGGCGAAACGCTGCATTATGGTCCGCTTACTTTAACCGTACGACAAGTCGAAAATCGCAGAATTAGGAAAGTACTTGTTTCATTAAATGAGCCGCCGTTAGTGGAAAATATGTAA